CTCCGGTAGCTGCCGCAGGCCCGTGTAGTCGAAGTCGAAGAGGATCTCGGCCGCTCCGAGGAGCGCCTCCCAGCGCACCTGCTCGGCGTCGGTGCGCTCGAGTGGCGCCCCGATGTGGTCGGCGACGTAGCGAGGCCTGGGCAGGAGCTCGGGGTGATACCTGACGTCGAGCCGCTCGTCGACTCCGCGGATGACCTCGACGAGCTCGGGCTCCACGTAGGAACAGATCAACACCGTCGGCATCGGCCGCCTCCAAGTGGTGCCGCGTGGCCTCGGCGCCTCAAAGCCGCGCGATCATCTCGGCCCGCCTGAACCGCCGCGCGCCCGCCCACAGGAGCGCGGCCGCCGCCAACCACAGCACGAGCCCCAGCCCGGCCACCAGCCACACGCTCAGGTAGATGACGCCCACGGCTTGGGCCACGACGAGCGCGACCACCGGCAGCACCACCACGCCCCCCAGCTGGTACGCCTCCTGGAAGGTGCTGACGCGGGCCGACACGAGTACGGTGGCGCCAAGGCCGACGGCCGCGGCCGCCGGCATGACCCAGAGCGCCAGCACGACCCACATCCAGGTGGGCAGGAACACGCGGCCCATCACGGGCCAGGCGGCGATGTTGGCGGTGAGGCAGTAGAGGGCGAAGGCGCCGAGTCCGAGCGTGACGGCCGGCAGCCAAGCCGAGAGCATCTTGGCGCTGAGCAGGTCGCGGTCGGAGACGGGGCTGTAGATGAGCGCCTCGAGGGTCTTGCGCTCCTTCTCGCCCGCGAACGAGTCGGCGGCGAGCACGCTGGCGAACATGAGCGGCACGACGAGGAGGAGGGGCGCCAGCAGGTAGACGAGGCCGAGGACCACGACCTTCTGCGGGTCGTCGAGCCCCTCCACGCTCGCCAGCAGCGTGGGCGAGAGCTCGCCGAGTTGCCGCACGAGGTCGCCGCCCTGGTCCGCGGCGGCCGGCGCCATGAGGGCGAAGAGCAGCGGCAGGCCGACGGTGAAGAGGACGGGCACGACGATGAACGGCACCAGCACGGCCTTGCTCGCGAACGCCACGCGCACGTCCTTGGCGACGATGGCCCGGATGGCGCGGGCGCGGCGGCCCGTCACGGCTCGGCCCCGTAGAGGGCGAAGTAGACGTCGGCGAGGGTGGGCTCGAGCGGTTCGACGCGCGTGACGCTCAGCCCGGCGCCGACCAGGGCGGCCACCAGCGAGGGCGTGGCACCGTCTGGGAGGCGCGACACGGTGAGCGTGTCCTGCCCGGGGTCGTCAGGGGCGTCGTCCGGGGACGCGATGTCGGCGTCGGGGTGGCGCGCCGCAATGAGCGCTGCCGCGGCGGCGCGCTCGCCCGGC
This DNA window, taken from Trueperaceae bacterium, encodes the following:
- a CDS encoding ABC transporter permease subunit, encoding MTGRRARAIRAIVAKDVRVAFASKAVLVPFIVVPVLFTVGLPLLFALMAPAAADQGGDLVRQLGELSPTLLASVEGLDDPQKVVVLGLVYLLAPLLLVVPLMFASVLAADSFAGEKERKTLEALIYSPVSDRDLLSAKMLSAWLPAVTLGLGAFALYCLTANIAAWPVMGRVFLPTWMWVVLALWVMPAAAAVGLGATVLVSARVSTFQEAYQLGGVVVLPVVALVVAQAVGVIYLSVWLVAGLGLVLWLAAAALLWAGARRFRRAEMIARL